A single genomic interval of Rhododendron vialii isolate Sample 1 chromosome 3a, ASM3025357v1 harbors:
- the LOC131320446 gene encoding probable methyltransferase PMT11 isoform X1 produces MKAFFFTNRDFFKSSTFIRISAFLFISLAFFYFGKHWSSDGYQQLIFFNSRQNPLPSSQTQTQTTPTVSLSPNHNKSFDISSLITDTTTQTVASIPPPSDPEPLPTPPPPPPVVQRFGIVDENGTMRDDFEVGDFDPGIAEDWGSENKTEAVEESRTVVKKFGRCTESMREYIPCLDNVEAIRGLESTEKGERFERHCPDKGKGLDCLVPAPKGYRTPIPWPRSRDEVWFRNVPHARLVEDKGGQNWISKVKDKFKFPGGGTQFIHGADQYLDQISKMVPDIAFGQHTRVAMDVGCGVASFGAYLLSRNVLTMSAAPKDVHENQVQFALERGVPAMVAALATRRLLYPSQAFDLIHCSRCRINWTRDDGILLLEVNRVLRAGGYFAWAAQPVYKHEPLLEEQWEEMVNLTSRLCWNLVKKEGYIAIWQKPSNNSCYLSREAGAQPPLCDSEDDPDNVWYVDLKACIFRLPDDGAGSNVTTWPARLHNPPDRLQSIQMDAYISRRELFRAESKYWSEIIASYVRVLHWKSYKLRNVLDMRASFGGFAAALIEHQLDCWVLNVVPVSGPNTLPVIYDRGLLGVLHDWCEPFDTYPRTYDLLHAAGLFSIERKRCNVSSIMLEMDRILRPGGRVYIRDSVGVMDELQEIGKAMGWHVALRDTSEGPHASYRILTCDKH; encoded by the exons ATGAAAGCATTCTTCTTCACCAATAGAGatttcttcaaatcctccaCCTTCATAAGGATCTCAGCTTTCCTCTTCATATCCCTCGCTTTCTTCTACTTCGGCAAGCACTGGTCGTCCGATGGCTACCAACAGCTCATCTTCTTCAACTCCCGCCAAAACCCTCTCCCCTCatcccaaacccaaacccaaaccacccccactgtctctctctccccaaaccacaacaaatccTTCGACATCTCCTCCCTCATCACCGACACCACTACCCAAACCGTAGCTTCAATTCCACCGCCGTCGGATCCCGAACCGCTTCCCACGCCTCCGCCTCCGCCACCGGTGGTGCAGAGGTTTGGGATAGTGGACGAGAACGGGACGATGAGGGACGATTTCGAAGTCGGGGACTTTGACCCCGGCATTGCGGAGGATTGGGGGAGTGAGAACAAGACGGAAGCGGTGGAGGAGAGTAGGACGGTGGTTAAGAAGTTTGGGCGGTGTACGGAGAGCATGAGGGAGTATATACCGTGTTTGGACAATGTGGAGGCGATACGGGGGTTGGAGTCGACGGAGAAAGGCGAGAGGTTCGAGCGGCATTGTCCGGATAAAGGGAAGGGGTTGGACTGCTTGGTTCCGGCTCCTAAGGGTTATAGAACCCCGATCCCCTGGCCGAGAAGTCGTGATGAG GTATGGTTCAGGAATGTTCCCCATGCACGTCTAGTTGAAGACAAGGGGGGTCAAAATTGGATTTCCAAAGTTAAAGACAAATTCAAGTTTCCCGGAGGTGGTACACAGTTCATACATGGGGCAGATCAATATTTGGATCAGATTTCGAAG ATGGTTCCTGATATAGCTTTTGGTCAGCATACTCGAGTTGCCATGGATGTTGGTTGCGGTGTCGCGAGTTTTGGTGCGTATCTATTATCACGGAATGTGCTCACAATGTCTGCAGCTCCGAAAGATGTGCATGAGAATCAGGTTCAATTCGCACTTGAGCGTGGAGTACCTGCAATGGTGGCAGCTTTAGCAACGCGGCGGTTATTGTATCCGAGTCAGGCTTTTGACTTGATACATTGTTCTAGATGTAGAATTAACTGGACTCGTGATG ATGGAATCTTGCTGCTTGAGGTCAACAGGGTACTAAGGGCAGGAGGATACTTTGCTTGGGCGGCACAACCTGTTTATAAGCATGAACCCCTCTTAGAAGAGCAATGGGAAG AAATGGTTAACCTTACCAGTCGCCTTTGTTGGAATCTTGTGAAGAAGGAGGGTTATATTGCAATTTGGCAGAAGCCCTCTAACAACAGTTGCTATTTAAGTCGCGAGGCAGGAGCCCAACCTCCGCTGTGTGACTCAGAGGATGACCCGGACAATGTTTG GTATGTTGATTTGAAGGCATGTATCTTTCGACTACCTGATGATGGGGCCGGATCAAATGTTACCACATGGCCTGCACGACTTCATAATCCTCCTGACAGACTCCAGAGCATACAAATGGATGCCTACATATCAAGAAGAGAGCTCTTCAGGGCCGAATCAAAATACTGGAGTGAAATAATTGCAAGTTACGTTCGTGTATTACATTGGAAAAGCTACAAGCTTAGAAATGTGCTGGACATGAGAGCCAGTTTTGGAGG ATTTGCAGCGGCATTGATAGAACATCAACTTGATTGCTGGGTTCTAAATGTTGTTCCTGTTAGTGGCCCAAACACATTACCTGTTATCTACGATCGGGGGCTTCTAGGAGTTCTGCATGACTG GTGTGAGCCATTTGACACATACCCAAGAACCTATGATTTATTGCATGCGGCTGGCCTCTTCTCTATTGAGCGAAAAAG ATGTAATGTCTCTAGCATCATGCTTGAAATGGACCGGATTCTAAGACCAGGTGGACGCGTATACATCCGTGATTCTGTTGGTGTAATGGATGAACTTCAAGAAATTGGGAAGGCCATGGGTTGGCATGTTGCGTTGAGGGACACTTCTGAGGGGCCCCACGCAAGTTATAGGATCCTGACATGTGATAAACACTAA
- the LOC131320446 gene encoding probable methyltransferase PMT11 isoform X2 produces MKAFFFTNRDFFKSSTFIRISAFLFISLAFFYFGKHWSSDGYQQLIFFNSRQNPLPSSQTQTQTTPTVSLSPNHNKSFDISSLITDTTTQTVASIPPPSDPEPLPTPPPPPPVVQRFGIVDENGTMRDDFEVGDFDPGIAEDWGSENKTEAVEESRTVVKKFGRCTESMREYIPCLDNVEAIRGLESTEKGERFERHCPDKGKGLDCLVPAPKGYRTPIPWPRSRDEMVPDIAFGQHTRVAMDVGCGVASFGAYLLSRNVLTMSAAPKDVHENQVQFALERGVPAMVAALATRRLLYPSQAFDLIHCSRCRINWTRDDGILLLEVNRVLRAGGYFAWAAQPVYKHEPLLEEQWEEMVNLTSRLCWNLVKKEGYIAIWQKPSNNSCYLSREAGAQPPLCDSEDDPDNVWYVDLKACIFRLPDDGAGSNVTTWPARLHNPPDRLQSIQMDAYISRRELFRAESKYWSEIIASYVRVLHWKSYKLRNVLDMRASFGGFAAALIEHQLDCWVLNVVPVSGPNTLPVIYDRGLLGVLHDWCEPFDTYPRTYDLLHAAGLFSIERKRCNVSSIMLEMDRILRPGGRVYIRDSVGVMDELQEIGKAMGWHVALRDTSEGPHASYRILTCDKH; encoded by the exons ATGAAAGCATTCTTCTTCACCAATAGAGatttcttcaaatcctccaCCTTCATAAGGATCTCAGCTTTCCTCTTCATATCCCTCGCTTTCTTCTACTTCGGCAAGCACTGGTCGTCCGATGGCTACCAACAGCTCATCTTCTTCAACTCCCGCCAAAACCCTCTCCCCTCatcccaaacccaaacccaaaccacccccactgtctctctctccccaaaccacaacaaatccTTCGACATCTCCTCCCTCATCACCGACACCACTACCCAAACCGTAGCTTCAATTCCACCGCCGTCGGATCCCGAACCGCTTCCCACGCCTCCGCCTCCGCCACCGGTGGTGCAGAGGTTTGGGATAGTGGACGAGAACGGGACGATGAGGGACGATTTCGAAGTCGGGGACTTTGACCCCGGCATTGCGGAGGATTGGGGGAGTGAGAACAAGACGGAAGCGGTGGAGGAGAGTAGGACGGTGGTTAAGAAGTTTGGGCGGTGTACGGAGAGCATGAGGGAGTATATACCGTGTTTGGACAATGTGGAGGCGATACGGGGGTTGGAGTCGACGGAGAAAGGCGAGAGGTTCGAGCGGCATTGTCCGGATAAAGGGAAGGGGTTGGACTGCTTGGTTCCGGCTCCTAAGGGTTATAGAACCCCGATCCCCTGGCCGAGAAGTCGTGATGAG ATGGTTCCTGATATAGCTTTTGGTCAGCATACTCGAGTTGCCATGGATGTTGGTTGCGGTGTCGCGAGTTTTGGTGCGTATCTATTATCACGGAATGTGCTCACAATGTCTGCAGCTCCGAAAGATGTGCATGAGAATCAGGTTCAATTCGCACTTGAGCGTGGAGTACCTGCAATGGTGGCAGCTTTAGCAACGCGGCGGTTATTGTATCCGAGTCAGGCTTTTGACTTGATACATTGTTCTAGATGTAGAATTAACTGGACTCGTGATG ATGGAATCTTGCTGCTTGAGGTCAACAGGGTACTAAGGGCAGGAGGATACTTTGCTTGGGCGGCACAACCTGTTTATAAGCATGAACCCCTCTTAGAAGAGCAATGGGAAG AAATGGTTAACCTTACCAGTCGCCTTTGTTGGAATCTTGTGAAGAAGGAGGGTTATATTGCAATTTGGCAGAAGCCCTCTAACAACAGTTGCTATTTAAGTCGCGAGGCAGGAGCCCAACCTCCGCTGTGTGACTCAGAGGATGACCCGGACAATGTTTG GTATGTTGATTTGAAGGCATGTATCTTTCGACTACCTGATGATGGGGCCGGATCAAATGTTACCACATGGCCTGCACGACTTCATAATCCTCCTGACAGACTCCAGAGCATACAAATGGATGCCTACATATCAAGAAGAGAGCTCTTCAGGGCCGAATCAAAATACTGGAGTGAAATAATTGCAAGTTACGTTCGTGTATTACATTGGAAAAGCTACAAGCTTAGAAATGTGCTGGACATGAGAGCCAGTTTTGGAGG ATTTGCAGCGGCATTGATAGAACATCAACTTGATTGCTGGGTTCTAAATGTTGTTCCTGTTAGTGGCCCAAACACATTACCTGTTATCTACGATCGGGGGCTTCTAGGAGTTCTGCATGACTG GTGTGAGCCATTTGACACATACCCAAGAACCTATGATTTATTGCATGCGGCTGGCCTCTTCTCTATTGAGCGAAAAAG ATGTAATGTCTCTAGCATCATGCTTGAAATGGACCGGATTCTAAGACCAGGTGGACGCGTATACATCCGTGATTCTGTTGGTGTAATGGATGAACTTCAAGAAATTGGGAAGGCCATGGGTTGGCATGTTGCGTTGAGGGACACTTCTGAGGGGCCCCACGCAAGTTATAGGATCCTGACATGTGATAAACACTAA
- the LOC131320445 gene encoding protein HESO1, giving the protein MSSYGMLEPTIRDILRVISPLGEDWSPRFQIIDELRAVVQSVESLRGATVEPYGSFVSNLFTRWGDLDISIELANGSYIPSAGKKHKQTLLKDLLKALRKRGGWHNLQFVANARVPILKFQSNYLNISCDLSINNLSGQMKSKLLFWINEIDGRFRNMVLLVKEWAKAHGINDSKSGTLNSYCLSLLIIFHFQTCVPALLPPMKEIYPGNMVDDLTGVRAVAERHVEEVCAENITKFRSDKSRKRNQSSLSELFISFLAKFSDISLRALEQGICLYTGQWEPIDSNMRWLPQTYALYVEDPFEQPANSARTVGSRQLVRISEVFRTTHHVLISGNQNQHSLIATLARPQVSQLFARMPANPSGYNSGYIATPRPQMHSPMQAQYQNQHRRVNRRPNDILVNRSVNSSQGRGQQFWRPRSDK; this is encoded by the exons ATGAGTTCCTATGGCATGTTGGAGCCCACCATTAGGGATATTCTTCGTGTGATCTCACCCTTGGGAGAGGACTGGTCGCCACGATTTCAAATCATTGACGAGCTACGAGCTGTTGTCCAATCTGTGGAAAGTCTTAGAG GTGCAACTGTAGAGCCATATGGATCATTTGTCTCTAATCTCTTCACTCGTTGGGGAGATCTGGATATATCAATAGAGTTGGCCAATGGTTCATATATTCCATCTGCCGGAAAAAAGCACAAGCAGACTTTACTTAAAGATTTACTAAAAGCTTTAAGGAAGAGAG GTGGATGGCATAATTTGCAATTTGTCGCCAATGCAAGAGTTCCCATTCTAAAGTTTCAGAGCAACTACCTCAACATCTCTTGTGATCTCTCAATCAACAATCTGAGCGGCCAAATGAAGTCCAAATTATTGTTTTGGATCAATGAGATTGATGGACGTTTCCGCAATATGGTTTTACTG GTCAAGGAATGGGCCAAGGCACATGGTATCAATGACTCAAAGTCAGGAACTTTGAATTCATACTGTCTGAGCTTGCTTATTATCTTCCATTTTCAG ACATGTGTACCTGCACTCTTACCTCCGATGAAAGAAATCTATCCAGGAAATATGGTTGATGACCTTACAG GTGTGAGGGCTGTTGCAGAGAGACATGTTGAAGAAGTGTGCGCTGAGAATATAACAAAGTTTAGATCAGATAAGTCGAGAAAGAGAAATCAAAGTTCGTTGTCTGagcttttcatttctttccttgCCAAA ttttcAGACATTAGTTTGAGGGCATTAGAACAAGGAATCTGCCTATATACTGGACAATGGGAACCTATCGATAGCAATATGAGATGGCTGCCCCAAACTTATGCACTatat GTGGAGGATCCTTTTGAGCAACCAGCTAATAGTGCCAGGACCGTTGGCAGTAGACAACTAGTGAGGATATCAGAGGTGTTTCGAACAACCCACCACGTGCTAATCTCAGGAAATCAGAATCAGCATTCTCTCATAGCGACGCTAGCCAGACCTCAAGTATCCCAGCTTTTTGCAAGGATGCCTGCCAACCCTAGTGGCTACAACAGTGGCTACATTGCCACTCCTCGTCCTCAGATGCACTCACCCATGCAAGCTCAATATCAGAATCAACACAGAAGGGTTAATAGGCGTCCTAACGACATCCTGGTCAACAGATCAGTCAATTCATCTCAGGGTCGAGGCCAGCAATTCTGGAGGCCAAGATCTGATAAATAA
- the LOC131320444 gene encoding protein phosphatase 2C 37-like produces MAGMCCGVVGETETPAPVKPGLRGVRRRRMEIPPFKLLAADVAPENGRKRQKVEEVVRAREFENAVDISVMSKGQLAENGELETKPISQIEPIEVVQDQEYGPKFGMTSVCGRRRDMEDAVAIHPSFCRNRRKSDDLNFYGVYDGHGCSHVAMKCGERLHEIVREEVEGSEEASWKETMERSFSRMDKEVTEWCSEGGAGVSISNCRCELRTPQCDAVGSTAVVAVVTPDKIVVSNCGDSRAVLCRNGVAIPLSSDHKPDRPDELERIENAGGRVIYWDGARVLGVLAMSRAIGDNYLKPFVIPEPEVTVTDRTAEDECLILASDGLWDVVSNDTACGIAKMCLRSQKPLSPPQSPGSEVNVIAAGESSDKACSDASILLTKLALARHGTDNISVVVVDLRRGQ; encoded by the exons atGGCCGGGATGTGTTGCGGAGTTGTCGGTGAGACAGAGACGCCGGCACCGGTTAAGCCGGGCTTGCGGGGCGTGAGGCGGCGGCGGATGGAAATCCCCCCGTTCAAGTTGCTCGCCGCCGACGTGGCACCGGAGAACGGGAGGAAACGGCAGAAGGTAGAGGAGGTCGTGCGAGCTCGTGAGTTCGAAAACGCTGTTGACATTTCTGTGATGAGCAAAGGCCAATTGGCGGAGAACGGAGAGTTAGAAACGAAGCCGATTTCGCAAATCGAGCCAATTGAGGTGGTTCAGGATCAGGAGTACGGCCCGAAGTTTGGCATGACCTCAGTTTGTGGAAGAAGGAGAGATATGGAAGACGCGGTGGCGATTCACCCCTCGTTTTGCCGGAACCGTCGGAAATCTGATGATCTGAACTTCTACGGCGTGTACGACGGCCATGGTTGCTCACAT GTGGCGATGAAATGCGGAGAACGATTGCACGAGATAGTGAGAGAGGAGGTGGAAGGAAGTGAAGAAGCTTCGTGGAAGGAAACGATGGAGCGGAGTTTCTCGCGTATGGACAAGGAGGTGACGGAATGGTGCAGCGAAGGAGGCGCCGGGGTTTCGATATCCAACTGCAGGTGCGAGCTCCGGACGCCGCAGTGCGACGCGGTGGGATCGACGGCGGTTGTCGCCGTCGTGACGCCGGATAAGATTGTGGTCTCCAACTGCGGCGACTCTCGCGCCGTGCTTTGTCGAAACGGCGTCGCGATTCCTCTCTCGTCCGATCACAAG CCCGATCGACCGGATGAACTTGAACGGATCGAAAACGCAGGTGGCCGAGTTATATATTGGGATGGAGCAAGGGTACTTGGAGTCTTAGCAATGTCAAGGGCTATAG GTGACAATTATTTGAAGCCGTTTGTAATACCGGAACCGGAGGTAACCGTAACGGATCGGACGGCAGAGGACGAGTGCCTGATACTGGCGAGCGACGGCCTGTGGGACGTGGTCTCCAACGACACCGCGTGCGGCATCGCGAAAATGTGTTTGCGGTCACAGAAGCCACTGTCGCCGCCGCAATCTCCTGGGAGCGAAGTCAACGTGATTGCCGCCGGGGAGAGCTCCGACAAGGCTTGTTCGGATGCGTCAATTTTGTTGACTAAGTTGGCTTTGGCTAGGCATGGTACGGATAATATAAGCGTAGTTGTCGTGGATTTAAGAAGAGGTCAATAG